One genomic window of Dictyostelium discoideum AX4 chromosome Un chrUn_0002, whole genome shotgun sequence includes the following:
- a CDS encoding hypothetical protein (Slime mold (D.discoideum) transposon DIRS-1, complete, clone SB41): MSTTVNNNDASSSSTSASNSAESFDLRMKSMEDQINNLSLAFTRFMKEPMFSSNTNSRSQPSHDNSDTENEQSDDESSNNVDVPTDYQ, encoded by the coding sequence atGTCTACCactgttaataataatgatgccTCTAGTAGTAGTACCTCTGCCTCTAATAGCGCTGAATCCTTTGATTTAAGAATGAAATCAATGGAGGATCAAATCAACAACCTTTCTTTAGCCTTTACAAGATTCATGAAAGAACCTATGTTCTCATCTAATACCAATTCACGTAGCCAACCTTCTCATGATAACTCTGACACCGAGAATGAACAAAGTGATGATGAATCAAGTAACAATGTCGATGTTCCAACCGATTATCAATAA